Genomic segment of Nitrososphaerota archaeon:
GGTTTATTCAAACCCAGTGTTTCTCTAGCAAGTTCTACCTGTTCTTTCCTTGCATGAGGCCCTACCCATAAAGCAGCTGGATCTGTTGGTATTACACGAGTTAAAGTAAACGTTATTATTGTTATCCCAAATAGTACTATGATGCTTAAGATTACCCTTCTAAGTATGTAATAACGGAGGGTCGAAATTTTTACCACCTCTATAAAAAAATAGAGGGGGTGATTTTAACTTATTTCTTATTCTTTTCTATAGCAATTATACCAAAATACAATATGTGGATAAGATGGGTCATCAACATAACCCATTAGATCCGCCCTCATAGGTCTAACATAATCTTGGTCGTATACGAATATTGCTGGAGCTTCGTATACAAGTATTTGCTGAGCCTTGAAGTATAACTCTTTAGCTTTCGCTTTATCCAAGCCACTAATGGACCATGCCTCATCTATAAGAGAGTCGAATGTAGAGTTCTTCCAGTATGCCATACCAAAGTATGGTACTTCTTCAGAGTGAAATTGATTCACAAGATATGTATATGGATCTCCACAAACATCTGGCCACCAATACATAACAAATATGTCTTGACGTTGCTCTGCAGGTCCTTTAGCTTTAGCCCATTGCTCATCCCATGGCATACTTCTAATCACTAAATTTATTCCAAGTTTTGCTAATTCTGCTTTATATAATTCTGCAGCTCTTCTTTCATCTTCATTCCCTGCAAGATAAGTAAGCTCTAAGGCTCTATCAAATCCGTTTGGGAAACCAGCTTCCGTTAAAAGTTCTTTGGCTTTTGTTATATCGTATTTATATTGGAATAATCTATCATCAAAAGCCCACATTCCGTGCGGTATAGCTCCTTTTGCTTGGATTCCATATCCATGTAATACTGTTTTTATTACTTCTTCATATGGAAATGCATACGATAAAGCTTGTCTAACTTTCACTATATTTAATGGATATCTCTCAGTATTAAAGAAAAAGAATAAATTCTGGAAAGAGTGAGTGACTGATATTTTAATATTAGGATTATTTTTAAGGGCTTCTATATGCTCGTATGGTAATGCTTCAACAATATCTACTTCTCCTGCTTCCAATTTATACCTACGAGTTGTTGGATCTTCTATACCCTTTATTATAATCTTAGTGAAATGCGGCTTATTCCATCCTCCCCAATATTCATCAAACTTTTCTAAAACTACGTAATTTTCTGCTTTATTCCATTCAACCCATTTATAGGGACCAGTGCCAGCATCATTGCCTTTATAAAACCAATCTTTTCCTTTCTCTTCCGTAACTACCGGATCCATTATAAATGCACCATAAGGTGATGCAAGTATTGAAAGTAAGGGCGCAGGATGCTCTAATATTATCTGCACTTTATACTCGTCTAATATTTTAATTTCTTTTATTGGAGTTAATAGAAATGCCGGACCAGCCCCTAAATTTTTAGTTCTTTCTAAAGAATATTTAACAGCATTAGCATCAAATTTATTTCCAGTATGGAATTTGACCCCTTTTCTTAATGTAAATGTCCATGTTAATCCGTCTTCTGAAACACTCCAATCAGTTGCTAATTGAGGGATAAATTTATCTTCAGCTGTGACGTAATGAACTAACTTTTCATAAATATTGTTTAATACTACTATCTCATTAGAGAAAGATTCGCTAGGGTCAGCAAATATAACTACATCAGAAATCATACATTGAGTTGCGATTTTTTCTATTGGAGTTGTAGTAATAGTTTTTGGAGTTGTTACAACAGTCGTAGTAGGTTGAACTGGTTTATAAAAATAAGTAGATGCAAATATTCCTATTATTGCTAAAATTGCAATAATCGCAACAATTATTGCTAATTGTATTCTTGTTATAGCCCTTTTCATGCCTTTTATTTAAATAATTTCTGGTTTATAAAGTTTATTTAAAATATAGTTTTTAATTTATCTTCTTAAATTAAAAATTATATTTTTAAAAAAATCTTCATTCCCTTTCGTTGTTTTAATATAAAAGCTCAAAAACATTATTAATTTATTAAAAAGAAAAAAGTTAATTTACATATTTACATAGATTCTAATTATATTCTAGTAAAGCTTAAATAAAATAAAAAATAGAACTAAGAACATGTATTCATTAACTTCCTTTGAAGAAATCGAGGCATTAGTTTATGGGGCAACATTTTTTGGTACTGGAGGTGGAGGAAACCCAATAAGAGGCCTAAATCTTTTGCTTAAGAGTTTTAAAGTAAAAAAGAAGATAGACATAATAAATATTGAAGAATTATCAGAAGAGGAAATGATTGTTTGTCCCTATTATGTAGGAACTATAGCTCCAACAGCAAAAACTAAAAAAGCTATAAAAATAGAAGAGCCGATAAGTTTAGCAATAGAGAAAATGGAAAATATTTTAGGTAAAAAAATTGGAGCTATAGTAGCATCTGAGCTTGGAGGTGCAAATACTGCTGTTGCTGTTAGTATAGCTACAGAAATGGGCATACCAATTATAGATGGCGATTTATTAGGAAGAGCTGCACCAGAACTTCATCAATGTACCGTTCATATATTTGGAATACCTATGTACCCCTCTATACTTGTTACAGAAACTGGCAATATTGTAATGGTAGAAAAATATGCTGATATAGATGATTATGAATCTATAGCTAGATATTTATCTGTTCTTGCTGGGAGATTTGTTGTAGTGGTTGATACTCCATTAAATAAAGAAAATGGAAGAAAAGCTATAGTTAAAGGTACTATTTCAAAATGTATTGAAGTAGGGAAAATCATAAAAAAATCTAAAGATAAGGGAAGAGTTTTAATTGAAGATATAATTAAAGCTACAAATGGGTGGGAAATTTTCGAGGGGATTATTAAAAAATACAATTGGAAAGATGAGGGAGGGTTTTTATATGGTGAAGTTTTTCTTGAGGGCATTAATAAATGGAAAAATCATAATTTAAAAAGCTGGATAAAAAATGAGCATATAATGGTATGGAGAGATAATAAACCAATAGTTATGCCTCCAGACTTAATGAGTTTTATATTAGATGATGGAAATATTGTAACAAATAGTGATTTAAAGGAAGGAATGAAAGTACACGCTATTGCTATAAAATCTCCAGAAGTCTGGAGAACACCTAAAGGTTTAGAATTATTTGGCCCAAGACATTTTGGTTTTGATATAGATTATGTACCAATCGAAAAATTGATTTCTGAGATATAAACTTGTATGCTTATTGTATAAATAAATTTAGACAAAAAAGCAATCATTTAATTCAAATATTTAAATTGATAGTATATCCAATTTTGCTAAATTTATTAATAACATTATTTATTTATGCGATATTCAAATTACCCTTCATTAAAATATTTGAATTATTAATGTTGCTAGAATCTGGAATATTCATATGTATAGGAGCTTTATCACTATTTCAAAGAAAGTTAAGATATGAAAAAGATCCGTTCGTAAGTAAATTTGATTTTAAATTATTAATAGCAGGCTTTTTTCTCTTTTTCTTAATAATCGCTATTGATATGATAGCTTCATTTTTCTAGAATTAAAATTTCCCAAGTGTCTTGGCTAATTCTATAAGATCTGAATGTACCACCTTACCTTTATTAAGTAATTGTATATCATCAAGCCATATCGATGCATTTAAACATATTCCATCACAGTGAGATTTAGCTTGCCTACCATTTGGCGGTAAAGTTCCAGGGTCTACGCTACCTATACCCCATTCTATGCATCCCCAAACTCTTTCATCTTCTAATATATTCCCAGATAATATGGCATTTGGATGAAAACCATAGCATACATGGGCTAATAAAAACATATTTTCATCATTAAGGCTTTTAAGCCATGATTCGAAAATTGTTGCTTCCATTCCTCCTTCAATTTTTTCAATTTTCCCTTTTTTTATGTATAATTTTATAGGATTTCTTAACAAACCTATTGGTGGTGATAGTGATCCATCAAAAACTATTAAACCTCCTATTGATTCATATATAGGAGCCCAACCAATCTGTCCAATCATAAAATGCGAGCCTGGAGTATCGGCATATCCAGATTCGTATGTTATTGGCAATTTTGGATCATTTTCGAAAAAAATATCCGTTCCCGCTGGAGTAGTAATATGTACATTCTTTGCTTTTTTTGTTAATTCTACTATTTTAGCTTGGAATTTATTAAGTAATTCATAATTAACTCTTCCAATACATCTAACCATCATATCAGTATTCATTCCAACTAAGCACATATGTCTTAATTTTTTATTCTCTTTTAAAGCAATCTCCCATGGTGTAGAATACAATAACCATTTATTATTAAATTCAGCCCATGCATCTGCTTCTTTAAGTAAAGAAGTAAGTGTTTTTAAAGGTATCATTGAATCCGCTTCTTTACCTACACCAAGAGGAGCTGGTATCCAAATAACGATTGGTTTTGCGCCAATTGAGAAAGCAGCACTTGCTACAGTATCAACAACTTTCGAGTCGGATTCTGTATCAGCTGTTATTACAAATTCTTCTCCTTTTTTTAATTTAAATAAATCTTTAACTAAAATAAAAGCACTTTGAGTTAATTCATATTCATAATAATATGGCAAATTACTCAACCCCATTATATAAGTTTAAGTTAATAAATTTCTTTATAAAATTTTTAAATTACTTTTTATTTTTAAAAATAAGAAGATATGTTTTATGTCGCTGAAAAAGATTTTAATAAATGCAAACAATGTGGATGGTGTGAAGAAATAGTAGCATGTTCAAGTAAATATGTTGGTTATGAAAGAGAATGCATAGGTTGTGAAGCTTGTTATATTGCATGCCCATATGAAGCTATTAGAATAAAGAAAGAAAAAAGGGAAAAATATGTTAAAATAAAAGTTAATGGAGAAAGTTTTTCAATTCCAGAAAGGATAACTATTAAAAAAGCTCTTGAATTTGTTGGTTATAAAATTAGTAAATTTCCAGGAGAAGGGGATTTCTTCGCTCCTTGTGAAGTTGGAGGTTGTTACAGTTGTGTAGTAGATGTTGATGGGGAAATAAAACCAAGCTGTACTACTGGGGTTAAAAATGGAATGGAAATAAAAACGGAATTACCTAAGGATTATATTCCTAAAAGACTTGTTCATGGTTGGATGGGACATCCTGTTGGTGGGGTAGGAACACCATGGTGGCTTAAAAGAAAATATAGATATATAGAAGCTGCTGTTTTTGCTTGTGGTTGTAATTTTCGTTGTCCACAATGCCAAAATTGGACAACAACTTATTGTGGAAAAGAAGTTGCATTAACACCAAAAGAAGCTGCTTTATTAATGACAGATACAAGAAAAAGATATAGAGTAGATAGAATGGCAATATCAGGAGGGGAATGTACTTTAAATAGAGAATGGTTAGTACAATATATTAAAGAATTAAAGAAATTAAATCCCGATCCAAAAGCAAGATTTCATGTAGATACAAATGCATCAATACTTACTAAAGATTATATTGATGATCTTATAGAAGCGGGAATGACAGATATAGGGCCAGACCTTAAAGGATTGTATACAGAAACTTTCATGAAAATAACAGGAATAAAAGATAAAAAATTAGCAGAAAAATATTTAAAAACAGCTTGGAATGCTTTCGAATATATTATTAATAATTATAAAGATAAAGTTTTTATTGGTATAGGAATTCCATATAACAAAGATTTAATTTCATTAGAAGAGATTATTAAAATTGGAGATGAAATTTATAAAATTGATTCAGAAGTACAAGTTTGCGTTTTAGACTATAGACCAGAATTTAGGAGAATAAATATTTCAAGACCAAGTTATGAGGAAATGGTTAAAGTTTGGAAAAGTTTAAAAGAAGTTGGTCTTAAAACTGTAATCTGTCAAACTGAATATGGATATATAGGACCATGATAATTTTATTTATTAAAGTCATTACTTGACCACAATAAACTAATTCTCCATCACTAACTTTTTTACTTCAATAACATTACCGCAAATTTTACATCCATAAATTTCTCCAATTTTTTAAACTCTTAACACTATTTTTTCATCAATTTTATAATACATATTAACGTCTTTTAAAGTTTTACATAAAAAATAAAATATTAATGGATTTTTCATAATATTCTTGCAAAAATCATTAATTTTTTATTTAATATTTTTTATATTTCTATAAAATTAAGAGATTTCTATATATTCAATTTCTAAGAAGGCTCTACTTCTATTTTCTTGAGTTGCATGCCTATATACTTTACCTGGATCTCCTCTCTCTATTTTAAATACTGCATTATCTATCCATACATCTGCTCTAGTTTTTGCTTCGATTGATTCAAAAGGTATACTTGCAACTTCTTTCCCATCTATATAAAATTTAATAATTTTTTTCCATTCTATTCTATATAAATGCCATTCTTCAAGATTTATATCTTGCATAGAGGGAGACATTGAGACAATTTTTACTTTTGATAATCTTTTAGAAAATTTTGATAACAAATATGCCATCATAAATTGATAATTCTTTTTAAAAATTTTTATGGGTTGAAATATTATTCCAACTTGTGCAAAAAATCCTTGAAATGGATACATACCTCGAGATTTAAGATAAATAAACCAAATAGGCATACTTTTATCCAAAACCATACTATGATTCCAGAAGCCCCATCCTGCACTACCATAATGATCTCCTTTAAGTCTAATTTTTGCTTCAAAATTTTTAAAACTCCATAATAAATCATCAAAAAGACCATCAGAAATTTCAGCATTTGAATAATAAAGAGCTTCTGTAGGACCCATATACATTTGAAGTATGCTATTAGATAACTCAAAACCAGCATAATTATCGATTCTCCAATTCCAATATTGTGATTTTTCCTCAAAATCATCTTTAATTCTGCCTTCTTTAAGTACTTTTTCTCTAAGTTCTGAATTTCTAAAAGCGCACATCATAGATTTTTTATATGTAGTATGATTTAAATTTTTATTTAATAAATAAAAATTATTAAAGCAATAATGAATATTATGATAATTGAGATTAAAATTATTATATAATCCCAAATACTCCATTTAATTGTCTCTAATGATGTACGATTTTTTATTCCAATTTTAAAGCCTCTTGATTCTGCAGCATAATCAACTTCCTTTATTTTATTTAATGTTATTATTATTAATGGTATAGTAATTGATACATAATTTCTTAATCTTTTAATTATGTTTCCTTTGTTTATATCTATTCCTCTAGACCAATATGCATCAAGAATAGATTTCCAATCTTCACTAAACATTGAAATTGCACGTAAAGATAATGATATAAGAAAACAAAAAGTATAAGGAAGTTTTAATTCTCTTAATGCTAATACTATATCTGTATCGCTAGTGGTCGATAAAAATATAAGAGCAACAAAAATCATCGACCAAATTCTAAAAGCAACAGATAAAGCTCTTGGAAAAGTATTTTCTGTTATAAAAGTTCCCCATGGAAACTTAATATAAATATGCTCTCCAGGAATTTTGCTTAAAAGAGTATACATTGTTGTAAGAAAAATAAGCATAAAAGCAAAACCATATAACCATAGCTTTAAATTTTTTAAAGGAACTCTAGCTATAAAAAGGAGTAATATTGTTATTAAAAGTATTATAAGATTAATTTTAAAATCTAGTATGGATAAAGCTAGGAAACTAACAGTAAATACTATTAAAAGTTTAGAAATTGCATTAATAGAAAGAAATGGGGAGTTTTCAGGTAAATAAAAAAGGAAAGATTTTTTTGTTACCATGATTTTTCTATGCAAACCATTTTTCTACATAAAGGCCAGTTCTTTTAACGAAGGGGGTTACGATTTTTAAAATTGGAGTGCCAATTATTGTTACTACAATGTAATTCCCAAGATTCCAACTTATTACTCCAAGCCAAAAAGCTTCCCAACTAGGAATCCAACCTATGTATAAATTGATCAAATTATAGTAAATCGATCCTGGAATACTTGAAAGGAAAATCCCGGCAATTATATAAACTATCCAATCTTTTAGATTTTTTAATTCAGGATTAGCTTTAAAAATTCTGAAGAAAGCTGCTGGAATAAAAGCTGCTAAAAAATCACTAATAGCTAAAACAATTCCAAGTGGTAATGGAAACCAACCAGCATAACTTCCAGCAATGAGAAGCCCAATATATGCTGCAATCCCACCCCATACACCAAACCATATTCCAAATACAACTTCAAATGCTGTTGCTGGATATAGAGCCGCAACACCAGGAACGATCGTTGTTGTGATAGCTGCATAAAGTATTAAGATTCCTAGAACTCCTGCCATAATGGCTGTTAGTACTATATGCAATGGGGTTACTCTTTTTTTAGTCTTAAACTCTTTAGTTTCTTCCATAATTCTTCACCAAATATTTTAAATATGGTTTTTAATTTAATTTATAAAAAGCTTTTTGTTTCATTTAAAAATTTTTTATAAATTCATATTTTCATTATCATGTTAAAATTACACAAACATAGAAAAAAATATTAAGTAGTTCCTAATGAATTATTTAAAAATATCCATGGTAATCTAAATGAGTGTTATCGAGTTTAATAACTTCAGTTGGCAATATGCAGGATCAAAAAATTGGGCTCTTAAAGAAATTAATTTGAAAATAAGGGATGGAGAATTTGTAGTAATTACTGGACCTTCTGGAGCAGGAAAAACTACTCTTTGTCTATGCATGAATGGATTAATACCTCAAAGAATTAATGGTATTTTAAAAGGTAATGTAAAAATACTTGGTAAAAGTACTTTGGAACATGATATATATGAATTTGCAAAAGATGTTGGAATGGTCTATCAAGATCCTGAAACTCAATTCATTTCTATGAGTGTAAAAAATGAAATTGCTTTTGGAATGGAAAATTTTGGTGTATCAAGAGAAGAAATGCAGAAAAGACTTGAGTGGGTATTAAAAATAATTAGAATGGAAGATAGCTTAGATAAATCTCCAATAGAGCTTTCAGGAGGGCAAAAGCAAAGAGTTGCTATTGCATCAATTTTAGTTATCGAGCCAAAAATTTTTATTTTTGATGAGCCTACAAGTGACTTAGACCCTATTGGAAGAAGTGAAGTATATTCAGTTATTTCAAAAATAAGAGAAGAGAGAAAATCAACAATTATTATGGTAGAGCATAATTTAGAAGAAGTAGTACCTTATGCTGATAGATTTATATTAATGCATGATGGAAGCATAATATTAGATCTTCCTAAAGATGATTTTTTTGAAGAGATTGAAAAAATTTTAGAAATAAGTAGGAATGTCCCACAAATTTCTGAGTTTTTTTATATTTTAAGAAAAAAAGGAGTATGGGATGGAAAAATTCCAATAACATTTAATGACGCTTATGAGGAATTTAAAAAAATTTATTCTAAAAATCTTATAAAAATAAAAAATTTTCATTCATCTAAATCTTTTAAAGAGGATAAGAACTCATTTAATGAGAATGAGCCTATAATAATTGTTAAAAATCTATATTATCAATATCCAGATGGGACTATTGCTTTAAAAGATATAAATCTTAATATAAAAAAGGGAGAATATTTAGCAATAGTTGGCCAAAATGGCTCAGGTAAAACAACACTTGTTAAACATTTTAATGGTCTTCTTAAACCTACTCGTGGAAAAGTAATTGTTAAAGGAATAGATACAAGTAGCTCCAGAGTTAGAGAACTTATTACTCATGTGGGATATGTTTTTCAAAATCCAGATCATCAACTTTTTTGCCAAACTGTTTTTGATGAAGTAATGTTTAATTTTAAACAATTAAAAATCGATGAAAAATATGCTAAAGAGAAAGCTTTGAAAATTTTAGAATCGATGGATTTACTAAAATATGCTGAAGAACATCCTTTCTTTCTTGGAAAAGGGCAAAGACGTAAGTTAGCTATAGCTTCTGTTCTTTCATTAAATCCAGAAATTATTATTGTAGATGAGCCAACTACTGGACAAGATTGGAAAGGATCAAAAGAAATAATGAATATTCTTGATAGATTAAATAAAGAAGAAGGACGTACAATCATAGTTATTACTCACAATATGAGAGTAGTTGCTGAACATTGTGATAGAGTTATAGTAATGTCAAATGGGAGA
This window contains:
- a CDS encoding DUF917 domain-containing protein, giving the protein MYSLTSFEEIEALVYGATFFGTGGGGNPIRGLNLLLKSFKVKKKIDIINIEELSEEEMIVCPYYVGTIAPTAKTKKAIKIEEPISLAIEKMENILGKKIGAIVASELGGANTAVAVSIATEMGIPIIDGDLLGRAAPELHQCTVHIFGIPMYPSILVTETGNIVMVEKYADIDDYESIARYLSVLAGRFVVVVDTPLNKENGRKAIVKGTISKCIEVGKIIKKSKDKGRVLIEDIIKATNGWEIFEGIIKKYNWKDEGGFLYGEVFLEGINKWKNHNLKSWIKNEHIMVWRDNKPIVMPPDLMSFILDDGNIVTNSDLKEGMKVHAIAIKSPEVWRTPKGLELFGPRHFGFDIDYVPIEKLISEI
- a CDS encoding ABC transporter substrate-binding protein codes for the protein MKRAITRIQLAIIVAIIAILAIIGIFASTYFYKPVQPTTTVVTTPKTITTTPIEKIATQCMISDVVIFADPSESFSNEIVVLNNIYEKLVHYVTAEDKFIPQLATDWSVSEDGLTWTFTLRKGVKFHTGNKFDANAVKYSLERTKNLGAGPAFLLTPIKEIKILDEYKVQIILEHPAPLLSILASPYGAFIMDPVVTEEKGKDWFYKGNDAGTGPYKWVEWNKAENYVVLEKFDEYWGGWNKPHFTKIIIKGIEDPTTRRYKLEAGEVDIVEALPYEHIEALKNNPNIKISVTHSFQNLFFFFNTERYPLNIVKVRQALSYAFPYEEVIKTVLHGYGIQAKGAIPHGMWAFDDRLFQYKYDITKAKELLTEAGFPNGFDRALELTYLAGNEDERRAAELYKAELAKLGINLVIRSMPWDEQWAKAKGPAEQRQDIFVMYWWPDVCGDPYTYLVNQFHSEEVPYFGMAYWKNSTFDSLIDEAWSISGLDKAKAKELYFKAQQILVYEAPAIFVYDQDYVRPMRADLMGYVDDPSYPHIVFWYNCYRKE
- a CDS encoding aminopeptidase, yielding MSNLPYYYEYELTQSAFILVKDLFKLKKGEEFVITADTESDSKVVDTVASAAFSIGAKPIVIWIPAPLGVGKEADSMIPLKTLTSLLKEADAWAEFNNKWLLYSTPWEIALKENKKLRHMCLVGMNTDMMVRCIGRVNYELLNKFQAKIVELTKKAKNVHITTPAGTDIFFENDPKLPITYESGYADTPGSHFMIGQIGWAPIYESIGGLIVFDGSLSPPIGLLRNPIKLYIKKGKIEKIEGGMEATIFESWLKSLNDENMFLLAHVCYGFHPNAILSGNILEDERVWGCIEWGIGSVDPGTLPPNGRQAKSHCDGICLNASIWLDDIQLLNKGKVVHSDLIELAKTLGKF
- a CDS encoding energy-coupling factor transporter transmembrane component T, producing MVTKKSFLFYLPENSPFLSINAISKLLIVFTVSFLALSILDFKINLIILLITILLLFIARVPLKNLKLWLYGFAFMLIFLTTMYTLLSKIPGEHIYIKFPWGTFITENTFPRALSVAFRIWSMIFVALIFLSTTSDTDIVLALRELKLPYTFCFLISLSLRAISMFSEDWKSILDAYWSRGIDINKGNIIKRLRNYVSITIPLIIITLNKIKEVDYAAESRGFKIGIKNRTSLETIKWSIWDYIIILISIIIIFIIALIIFIY
- a CDS encoding radical SAM protein, yielding MFYVAEKDFNKCKQCGWCEEIVACSSKYVGYERECIGCEACYIACPYEAIRIKKEKREKYVKIKVNGESFSIPERITIKKALEFVGYKISKFPGEGDFFAPCEVGGCYSCVVDVDGEIKPSCTTGVKNGMEIKTELPKDYIPKRLVHGWMGHPVGGVGTPWWLKRKYRYIEAAVFACGCNFRCPQCQNWTTTYCGKEVALTPKEAALLMTDTRKRYRVDRMAISGGECTLNREWLVQYIKELKKLNPDPKARFHVDTNASILTKDYIDDLIEAGMTDIGPDLKGLYTETFMKITGIKDKKLAEKYLKTAWNAFEYIINNYKDKVFIGIGIPYNKDLISLEEIIKIGDEIYKIDSEVQVCVLDYRPEFRRINISRPSYEEMVKVWKSLKEVGLKTVICQTEYGYIGP
- a CDS encoding energy-coupling factor transporter ATPase; this encodes MSVIEFNNFSWQYAGSKNWALKEINLKIRDGEFVVITGPSGAGKTTLCLCMNGLIPQRINGILKGNVKILGKSTLEHDIYEFAKDVGMVYQDPETQFISMSVKNEIAFGMENFGVSREEMQKRLEWVLKIIRMEDSLDKSPIELSGGQKQRVAIASILVIEPKIFIFDEPTSDLDPIGRSEVYSVISKIREERKSTIIMVEHNLEEVVPYADRFILMHDGSIILDLPKDDFFEEIEKILEISRNVPQISEFFYILRKKGVWDGKIPITFNDAYEEFKKIYSKNLIKIKNFHSSKSFKEDKNSFNENEPIIIVKNLYYQYPDGTIALKDINLNIKKGEYLAIVGQNGSGKTTLVKHFNGLLKPTRGKVIVKGIDTSSSRVRELITHVGYVFQNPDHQLFCQTVFDEVMFNFKQLKIDEKYAKEKALKILESMDLLKYAEEHPFFLGKGQRRKLAIASVLSLNPEIIIVDEPTTGQDWKGSKEIMNILDRLNKEEGRTIIVITHNMRVVAEHCDRVIVMSNGRAIFDGSVKEAFTSEKILEQAFLKPPQITEFAKMLKNYGFKEDIITLEEMINSIEF